In Mugil cephalus isolate CIBA_MC_2020 chromosome 20, CIBA_Mcephalus_1.1, whole genome shotgun sequence, the following are encoded in one genomic region:
- the LOC124998226 gene encoding nuclear GTPase SLIP-GC-like codes for MDDFVCNKLTEWGLSKWIDRFKDEEVDEENFYYLDQELEHLIPKAGPRAKFKERLKLLKGKQNTTQERNDVSAQEPEKEAELHEESEEEAELYEVLPSTSATAKRPVDIQGESSRWESPAKRQRDSYSEENILSEVKKAMSYVHSRLHKQDNTKLNAFLKTKISDLETNKRELVGVFGKSGAGKSSLINAIIGEKDLLQTGRISECTTVMIKVEANMHNSKYEADIEFITKEEWKEELWLLDQLHGDCTSQEMDDDGGAAGGDDDDDDDDDDDDDDDDDSYDLEEKLSALYGEEYKNKTSEELMDKKYFKEIPEFLHSSRKTFTCQSSKELSAKLVKYTRNDLKQREGTEERRLYWPLVKCVTVKVPHNEFLQHVTLVDLSVNGDCNESRDEMWKEIVGKCSTVWIVTDITRAASEKETWKILKNASSIMGNGGECQHIHFICTKSDQIHYSDYSAADVRALILRRNEEAKEKVMSEFNKQNKIKKHFRDNCFEVFTVSSSEFQDGEYLTPVETEIPKLQEFLQNLNDCHSETLNYVSGAYGILSLIQGARCREGASRTDVCANLEGNMSHHLDQVRINMEETNRAFEKCLSEGVEKSKSSCERQLKSFLTSRKVSHSFHRTLKCVVQNNGIYKPKEKTPINLNMKLSSHLTDSIDEKFKKTFPNDRKCEPFNGVISRFTLNTGDLIQRYKDVELQLIFLQTEEDKLKAKLKSVIRNKKKTIYSSLTDTIETTMKECYERAACFSGEGTLKNIKETIENHVHHSKNIMLELAKNVMLNQLKQLEEYILKTLETTMRESIDLSLKTDDHSIPDVSDELEMVKKRYNELRAMKKTD; via the exons ATGGATGATTTTGTTTGTAACAAACTAACTGAATGGGGTCTGAGCAAGTGGATCGACAGATTCAAAG ATGAAGAGGTCGATGAGGAAAATTTCTATTATCTTGATCAAGAGCTTGAACACTTGATCCCGAAGGCTGGGCCAAGAGCAAAATTTAAGGAGAGACTCAAACTATTGAAG ggaaaacaaaacacaactcaaGAAAGAAATGATGTTTCTGCTCAA GAGCCTGAAAAAGAAGCCGAGTTGCATGAG GAGagtgaagaagaagctgagTTGTATGAG GTTTTGCCATCTACAAGTGCCACAG CAAAGAGACCTGTGGACATTCAAGGCGAATCAAGCAGGTGGGAATCACCAGCTAAACGACAACGTGACTCATATTCAG aagaaaacaTACTGTCTGAAGTGAAAAAAGCGATGAGCTATGTCCATTCAAGACtacacaaacaagacaacacAAAGCTGAATGCTTTCCTGAA GACAAAAATTAGTGACTTGGAGACAAACAAGAGGGAGCTGGTCGGTGTCTTTGGTAAAAGTGGGGCTGGAAAGAGCTCTTTGATAAATGCCATCATTGGAGAGAAGGATCTTCTGCAAACAGGACGCATCAGTGAATGTACCACGGTCATGATTAAAGTCGAGGCCAACATGCACAACTCAAAGTATGAGGCAGACATTGAGTTCATTACAAAAGAG GAGTGGAAAGAGGAACTATGGTTGTTGGATCAGTTGCATGGGGATTGTACATCTCAAGAaatggatgatgatggtggtgctgctggtggtgatgatgatgatgacgatgatgacgatgatgatgacgatgatgacgatgacaGTTATGACCTTGAAGAAAAGCTGTCTGCGTTGTATGGAGaagaatataaaaacaaaacctctgAAGAACTCATGGACAAGAAATACTTCAAAGAAATTCCAGAGTTTCTCCATTCCAGCAGGAAGACGTTCACATGTCAATCA TCTAAAGAGCTATCTGCAAAGTTGGTCAAATATACAAGAAATGACTTAAAGCAAAGAGAAGGCACAGAAGAAAGGAGGTTGTATTGGCCACTGGTAAAGTGTGTGACTGTCAAGGTGCCACATAATGAGTTTCTCCAACATGTCACACTTGTGGACCTTTCTGTAAATGGAGACTGCAACGAGAGCAGAGACGAAATGTGGAAAGAG ATTGTTGGAAAGTGCTCCACTGTGTGGATTGTGACTGATATTACACGAGCAGcatcagaaaaagaaacctgGAAGATTCTGAAAAATGCCAGTAGCATCATGGGAAATGGAGGAGAGTGTCAACACATTCACTTCATCTGCACCAAGTCTGATCAGATTCATTATTCAGATTA TTCAGCAGCTGACGTTCGTGCTCTTATATTGAGGAGGAACGAGGAAGCCAAAGAAAAAGTGATGAGTGAATTCAACAAGCAAAACAAGATTAAG AAACACTTCAGAGACAACTGCTTTGAAGTGTTCACAGTGAGCTCCAGTGAGTTTCAAGACGGAGAATATCTAACGCCAGTAGAGACTG AAATACCAAAACTTCAGGAGTTTTTGCAAAATCTCAATGACTGCCACTCAGAGACTTTAAACTATGTGTCTGGAGCTTATGGGATTCTCTCCTTGATTCAAGGAGCCCGCTGTAGAGAAGGG GCTAGCAGAACAGATGTGTGTGCAAACCTTGAAGGAAACATGAGCCATCACCTTGACCAAGTCAGAATAAATATGGAAGAAACTAACAGGGCTTTTGAAAAATGCCTCAGTGAAGGTGTTGAAAAATCCAAAAGTTCTTGTGAAAGACAACTGAAGTCCTTCTTAACTTCT agaAAAGTCAGCCATAGTTTCCACAGGACACTGAAATGTGTAGTTCAGAACAATGGCATCTACAAACCAAAGGAAAAGACACCAATAAATCTCAACATGAAGTTGTCTTCACACCTGACTGACAGCATTGATGAGAAATTCAAGAAAACCTTTCC aaatgacagaaaatgtgaaccATTCAACGGAGTCATCAGTAGGTTCACACTCAACACAGGCGATCTGATTCAGAGGTACAAAgatgtggagctgcagctgataTTTCTGCAGACAGAG GAAGATAAATTGAAGGCAAAGCTAAAATCAGTCATTCggaacaagaagaaaaccaTCTACAGCAGCCTGACGGATACGATTGAGACGACCATGAAAGAGTGCTATGAAA GAGCAGCTTGTTTCAGTGGCGAGGGCACACTGAAAAACATAAAGGAGACCATAGAGAACCATGTACACCATTCAAAGAACATCATGTTGGAGCTGGCAAAAAATGTTATGTTGAACCAGCTGAAGCAGCTGGAG GAATACATTTTGAAGACACTGGAGACAACTATGAGGGAATCAATTGACCTCTCGCTGAAGACAGATGACCACTCAATCCCAg atgTTTCAGATGAACTAGAAATGGTGAAGAAACGCTATAATGAACTGAGAGCCATGAAGAAAACTGATTAG